A region of the Ignavibacteria bacterium genome:
CTATCCTTTGTTGTATTCTTTTGAAGAAAATCGATATCAATTTCTTGTGCAATTTTCCTAAAGCTGTCTTTATTTTTAGAATAGCCAAGTGCTTCAAATGTTAGCTCATAAAATAATTGCTGCCAAATTTTTTCATTTTGATATTCTGACCGACTAACATCATTATTATAAAAATCTTCATTCGGAGAGTAATTAATGCTCGGTTCACGCATTCGGTTCCGAAGCATCTCTTCATAATGAATTTCTTTGAGTCTGTCAAGTATTCTGCTGCACTTCTTTTCAAATCGCCTTAATCCAAGATCGCGTATAAAATGAATCTTTTGATCTTGCGTTGCAGATGACTTGGCAGACATACATGCTATTCCCTTAACTCGATGATCGCGTGCAGAAGAAATAGCATCACGGATTGAAGTGCGGATATCAGTTGCAAGAAAAGAAGAAAGCATTAAGCATTGTACATTTCTGCCAGCGGCTGTACGAGGGATATAATCACGGATATCCTTTATAAAAAAAACATGAAGCACCACTTTATTGTATTTCGCATTTGCATTGTGTCCATGATTGATCCAATCACTTATTGACGGATCGATCTCAACATCACCGACATATTTTATTCCGCCGACTTCAATTCGTGCATTTTTAAAATCAGGCCCCTCTTCCCCATCGACCTGAACACCAGGATCGATAATATTAATTTGAGCCCCATGGGTTGTAAAAAGCTTATCAGAATAATTTCGATTTTTCCAAATTTCGTATAAGAATTTTTCTTTTATGTTTTTAAGATTTTTCAATCGTAATAGATATTATCAATTAACTGTTTCAGCTTACGTGCATTCTCATTAATAGTTTTGGACATATTGTCGGCTATACCTGAATATAAAATCCCGCGGCTTGAATTAATCAGGAATGACTCCAATTTATTTTTTTTCAAATGTTTCAAAACAAATTCTAAATCTCCACCTTGAGCACCAATTCCAGGAATCAGAATTTTTATTTTTTTGATCGACTGGTCTAAATTATGGAACTCCGCTTTCTGCGTAGCACCAAATACGATACCTAGATTTTGATGGATCAAATTCCATGATTTGACTTTTTTCAAAATATGATTGGAGAGAATTTTCCCATTTTCAAGTTTAAGTTTTTGAAAATCACCAGCGCCACGATTTGAAGTTAATGCCAGAACATAATTTGTTTTACCTTTATAAGAAAAAAATGGCAGCATGGAATCATAACCAAGCAGCGGATTTAATGTAACTGAGTCAAATCCAAAATGCTCAAAGATCGATTTTGCATAATACTTGGATGTTGAATCAATATCTCCACGTTTTGCGTCTCCAATTTTTTCAATTTGATTTGGACACTTTTTTAATGTACTCTCTAAAATCTTATAGCCTGCTGAACCTAATGCCTCAAAAAAAGCTAAATTAAACTTATAAGCACCGGCAAAGTCACTTGTCGAATTAATTACTAATTCAACAAAATATTGCAGCGGTTTCTTTTTCTTTTTAATTGAATTTGGGATTAGTTCGGGTAAAATATCGATGCCTACACAAAGGTGCGATTTATTTTTCAATTTAGAATCTGACACCAATTTTACTCATCTCTTTGCCAAATATAGAAAAACATTGGCTAACACGGAATCTGTCTCATGCAATTGCTTTATTTTCAGCAGATTGTTTCTCGAATATTTAATGCAGTCGATTGATTCGTGGTTCTGTCCGATTAAAACCTCACACCCAATGTGAAATAATGTACATTTTTCAAGCGTCCAAAATCTTGATATGCATAATCTACCTTTAACGATATTAGGCCGTACATTCTATAATCGACGCCGGCACCAAGAGTGAAACCTTGTTCTGTATCCTTTTCAAATAAAGATTTATAACCTGCACGCAGAAATATCATTTCGTTCCACGAATATTCAAGCCCCGTATTTAAATATTCTGTATTGTCATTCGGATGAATAGCGTTTATTTCGCTTGTCAATCGTGATGATGCTGTCTTGACAACATCTACGGCAATTCCAACTCTGAATAGCAAGGGAAGATCGAATGCATCTAATTGATGCTCAGTGTTAATTACATTTCCCCCACCTGGTCCGGCAGTAGTCAATTTCAATATATCTCGCCCTTGCAATTTCATTTTAGTCCCAAAGTTTGAAATACTTGCACCGAGTCGAGTTTCATTTAAAAACAGAATTCGATAAAGAGTTCCGATGTCGACGGCAAATCCGATTGCAGATTCGTTCCAAATGTATTCACGGATATATTTAGCATTGAAACCGATTGAAAAATCATCTGTTAAACTTCGTGCATATGAGAGTCCAATTGTCATCGCACCTGCAGAAAATAATTCCCCTGTTCCTTCTGGCTTTTCGATTGTTCGTACGAGCATATCACCCATAGAGAGAACTGAAACAAAAGCGCCAATCGTTCCTATATCACCGACCTGCATTCCAAATGCGGCATGATCAAATTTTACATCAAGCAGCCAGTCAACATGGTTGAAAATCACTTCTCTCGAATTCACATACGCTAAGCCGCCAGGATTCCAGTAAATCGAGGTAACGTCAGTTGCAGATGCAGTAAAGGCACCTCCCATACCAAGTGCACGCGAACCAACACCAATTTTTAAGAACTGTGCTGATGTAGTGCCGGTTTTTGTTAAGCTTGTACCGATTTGTGAGTAGACGGAATTACTGAAAAAAATAATAAGACCTGAGATGACGATTATAAAATTCTTTTTCATAAAAAACTCCTTTGATGAAGATGATGAATTTACTGATCGCTTCATTTTTCATTCTCACTTAATAATTGCAAACTTTATTAATTTCTCACCAATGCCGGGCGCATCGATATGAGCGAGATAAATTCCATACGAAACGCTAAATCCATCGCGGTTGAGTAGATTCCAGAACTCTCTGCCATGTGCAAGTGAAGAATAATGATTTATAGTTTGAACTAATTCACCTGTAAGGGTAAAAATTCTGATAGTACATTCCGGTGGTAAGTTTTCGAAATAAATTCTTCGTTCTCCTCTGTTTTGACCCGGAAGTTTCACTGAAGGTTCTAAGTCGTTAATCGCAACATACGGATTCGGTACAACGTAGATGTTATCCAATCTTCCTTTCGCTAGAGATGCATCGAAACTGGACGCCGTTGATCTAAAATTAAACTGGTCTGATGATAAAAACGGACGTTGTGTTGAGACAAACAATACATCCCCATCGGTCGGATCAATAGGAGTAACAGCTGGATTCGTTGGCTTTGTAATGATTATCCCCCATGTAGTAGTATCTGTAGTTAATCCTCTAGAACCTGCTTTGAAAATAATTATCTCTTCACCCGGATTCCAAACTGAATCTCGTGAAAAAGCATTTTCCTTAAGAAATGTTAAAGCAGGCTGCGGCACTCCAGTAGTAACTTCACGAACTGAATATTTAACTGGGAATTTTATCAGTCGTCCGCCAATAAGAATCATAGCCGAATCGATATTAGATTTGCTGAACCGAATTTCGTAGTCTGCACGGCTTGGAATAATTTTACCGCCAATTGTTGCCTTCGCTATATTAAATGTGTAGTTGGTTTTTCCTTCAATCCATTTTGATTTGATTGTATCTATTTTTAGAGCATCATAATCTTTCACTTTTAATTTAATACCCTCAAAAACATCGTTATCATCTTCACCCCTTAAAGTCCTGCTCTGATAGATGGGATAATAACGATATTGAAGCGAATATTTTTTAGTTACCGGCATTGAGCTGATGTTTGTTCTTCTTATTAAGCCTCTTGAGTAATCAATCACATAATCTAAATTTTCTGTATAAATTGTACCGGCATCGTCTTTGAGCTGGATTAAGCTGTCTTTACTCAAATTCCCGGCTTTCAATTTCGAAAAGTTAGTATCGTAAAACGCTATTCCAGTTTCCAATTCCGGTTGTAAGCGAAGGACAGAATAATTTTTCCCTAATAC
Encoded here:
- a CDS encoding DUF2851 family protein; this encodes MKNLKNIKEKFLYEIWKNRNYSDKLFTTHGAQINIIDPGVQVDGEEGPDFKNARIEVGGIKYVGDVEIDPSISDWINHGHNANAKYNKVVLHVFFIKDIRDYIPRTAAGRNVQCLMLSSFLATDIRTSIRDAISSARDHRVKGIACMSAKSSATQDQKIHFIRDLGLRRFEKKCSRILDRLKEIHYEEMLRNRMREPSINYSPNEDFYNNDVSRSEYQNEKIWQQLFYELTFEALGYSKNKDSFRKIAQEIDIDFLQKNTTKDSFVKNAEFLYLSISGLKPNINDVKFDESKNYIRSMNGYWDTVKKYYSGEIMDNSKWHFFQLKPQNFPTIRMAGGVRIIYEILHNNLLGRIMSAFEQIEISSQMTRELRSLVIVKASGFWRNHYHFDKRAKTPFQYFIGSSRAEEIVINVVLPFIKVLSDVFGRQKNSLKVISVYKTMMQRTDNRVTVDVANALSLPDIWKQSVFYQGLIELFREYCSKKRCNECGIGNPEKINQIPVGS
- a CDS encoding PorV/PorQ family protein; amino-acid sequence: MKRSVNSSSSSKEFFMKKNFIIVISGLIIFFSNSVYSQIGTSLTKTGTTSAQFLKIGVGSRALGMGGAFTASATDVTSIYWNPGGLAYVNSREVIFNHVDWLLDVKFDHAAFGMQVGDIGTIGAFVSVLSMGDMLVRTIEKPEGTGELFSAGAMTIGLSYARSLTDDFSIGFNAKYIREYIWNESAIGFAVDIGTLYRILFLNETRLGASISNFGTKMKLQGRDILKLTTAGPGGGNVINTEHQLDAFDLPLLFRVGIAVDVVKTASSRLTSEINAIHPNDNTEYLNTGLEYSWNEMIFLRAGYKSLFEKDTEQGFTLGAGVDYRMYGLISLKVDYAYQDFGRLKNVHYFTLGVRF
- the pyrF gene encoding orotidine-5'-phosphate decarboxylase, coding for MVSDSKLKNKSHLCVGIDILPELIPNSIKKKKKPLQYFVELVINSTSDFAGAYKFNLAFFEALGSAGYKILESTLKKCPNQIEKIGDAKRGDIDSTSKYYAKSIFEHFGFDSVTLNPLLGYDSMLPFFSYKGKTNYVLALTSNRGAGDFQKLKLENGKILSNHILKKVKSWNLIHQNLGIVFGATQKAEFHNLDQSIKKIKILIPGIGAQGGDLEFVLKHLKKNKLESFLINSSRGILYSGIADNMSKTINENARKLKQLIDNIYYD